In one window of Brassica rapa cultivar Chiifu-401-42 chromosome A07, CAAS_Brap_v3.01, whole genome shotgun sequence DNA:
- the LOC103847862 gene encoding reticulon-like protein B10: protein MDKKSHLLQSIGNASVADLVMWKNKRGGILLLGSATLFWILFEKCGYSFFPFVANIQLLVVVILFLWAKSAILFNRPMPELPNFEITEASLLMVADPLRLLINTLLSIARDIYVNRNAKQLFRVSVVLWTISLVGSFLNFFTILYLGIVLGMLIPILYERYQHHIDEKLSVTHRMIQTQYRKIDERLLQKLIAKPTSKIKKMQ from the exons ATGGATAAAAAATCTCATCTTCTTCAATCTATCGGCAATGCCTCAG TCGCCGATTTGGTTATGTGGAAGAACAAACGCGGAGGGATTCTTCTGCTGGGATCAGCGACGTTGTTTTGGATCCTCTTCGAGAAATGTGGATACAGTTTCTTTCCCTTTGTCGCTAACATTCAGCTACTTGTCGTCGTTATACTCTTCCTCTGGGCCAAATCCGCCATTCTCTTCAATAG GCCTATGCCTGAGCTTCCTAATTTTGAAATCACTGAAGCATCTCTTCTTATGGTTGCTGATCCTCTACGGCTCTTGATCAATACTCTTCTCTCTATCGCTCGTGACATCTACGTTAACAGAAACGCCAAACAACTCTTTCGG GTTAGTGTTGTGTTGTGGACTATATCACTTGTTGGCAGTTTCTTAAACTTCTTCACAATACTCTATCTTG GTATTGTTCTCGGTATGTTGATTCCCATTCTGTACGAGAGGTACCAGCATCACATTGATGAGAAGCTATCTGTCACACATCGGATGATTCAAACACAATACAGGAAGATTGACGAAAGATTACTACAGAAGCTCATTGCTAAGCCCACAAGCAAGATTAAGAAGATGCAATAG